A window of Elusimicrobiota bacterium contains these coding sequences:
- a CDS encoding carboxypeptidase regulatory-like domain-containing protein — MIQAKRKPPKGVTLTELMIAVVVLSVGALGLLGSFGGIARSVQSAKAKTLATNLCQEKTQILKQKNYYRVLVTTAPAYNTDFGDPIPFDPSTGYFPPETIIEGGITFTRLTFVEVAQEVSPNIVTLAPTSSDTGLKLITVTTLWGTGDHARKIAVQSLLSNPDATVQNSTLTGFVQRAGPIAIPNATVSVSENSGWVDTTDGAGLYRINLFPGSYNILVEAAGYFPQLVAVTIPANATVNQNVTLSPMTTQAVQGYAWIRDHLVISQVVASSESAAAPGFYQEYVEVFNPTTGTVQMKGRFGLKFQRRVAQDAMPRVIDIDYDYKTPVSTNIAPGGYYLFANTSPVTVGGVSLQADAIWAVGAGSNTVFPYFHTAGPYGEDNNIIPINTDGGGEGAGGVQLYDIVTGNAHDTFGWKGFGGQFPGLYETIPLDQMTGFQAGEQFTREVSTAGYDHATLGMIADLYGRAYDHGWNLDNLLTNSEVGTILPPHNSASAVRMTVTGTPAIGAVVTCNDGLSGPVTVPDSGWFWNGTDNRFYKNPGFSLPSIATGTWSVYFSSTTAFADSFVEVSSVVIVGGAPLEIPHATTVPAWEVPGRYSVFVTSSSEEGFVLGTLRNVFGGGISPAITVTNNLASVLANTASPYRFFLRTVPGTYNVTANPGNANASYVSAVQTGVAVNAGQVTSGVDFVLSQAGSLRGFVSRDGTNALPGIAMTATNAAGLVETTVVTGNDGRFTMTNISTGAYVIEAALGSGEASVPLSVSTTVTVGTSLFVGSFTVVGAAGYVTGNVTQSGSPIKTGVMVVVSTAVVAAPPALSSASMTGIPYYIGASYEDGSYSLEVKGSTSTTFRVYAFYPVQNATGTWSTLTASSASVQILPGQTKTGVSFAW; from the coding sequence ATGATCCAAGCCAAACGGAAGCCCCCGAAGGGCGTCACGCTTACCGAATTGATGATCGCCGTCGTGGTCCTTTCGGTGGGGGCTCTTGGCTTGTTGGGATCTTTTGGCGGCATCGCCCGGTCCGTCCAGTCGGCCAAGGCCAAGACCCTGGCGACCAACCTCTGCCAGGAAAAAACGCAGATCTTGAAGCAAAAGAACTATTACCGTGTTTTGGTCACGACGGCGCCGGCCTACAACACGGATTTCGGCGACCCCATCCCGTTCGATCCCAGCACGGGGTATTTCCCCCCCGAAACGATCATTGAAGGGGGAATTACCTTCACCCGCCTGACTTTTGTGGAAGTCGCCCAGGAAGTGAGTCCCAACATCGTCACGCTCGCCCCCACCTCCTCCGACACGGGCCTCAAGCTGATCACGGTGACGACCCTGTGGGGGACCGGGGATCATGCACGAAAAATCGCCGTTCAGTCTTTGCTTTCGAACCCCGACGCCACGGTTCAAAACAGCACTTTGACCGGCTTCGTTCAGCGGGCGGGCCCCATCGCCATTCCGAACGCCACGGTGTCGGTGTCGGAAAACTCGGGCTGGGTGGACACCACGGACGGCGCGGGGCTTTATCGGATCAATCTGTTTCCAGGGTCCTATAATATTTTGGTGGAGGCTGCCGGGTATTTCCCCCAACTCGTTGCGGTGACCATCCCCGCCAACGCGACGGTGAACCAAAACGTCACGCTCTCTCCCATGACCACCCAGGCGGTGCAGGGGTACGCTTGGATCCGGGACCATCTGGTGATTTCCCAGGTGGTCGCCAGCTCGGAATCCGCCGCGGCCCCGGGGTTTTACCAGGAATACGTGGAGGTTTTTAATCCCACGACGGGCACCGTGCAAATGAAAGGGCGGTTCGGCCTGAAGTTTCAGCGTCGAGTCGCCCAGGACGCCATGCCGCGGGTCATCGACATCGATTACGACTACAAAACGCCGGTGTCGACCAACATCGCCCCGGGCGGTTATTACCTGTTCGCCAACACCTCTCCGGTGACGGTCGGCGGCGTGTCCCTCCAGGCCGACGCGATTTGGGCCGTGGGGGCGGGATCGAACACGGTGTTCCCTTATTTTCACACCGCCGGGCCCTATGGGGAGGACAACAACATCATCCCCATCAACACCGACGGGGGCGGGGAGGGGGCGGGGGGGGTGCAACTCTACGACATCGTCACGGGCAATGCCCACGACACTTTTGGATGGAAAGGCTTCGGCGGGCAATTCCCGGGCCTCTACGAAACGATCCCGCTCGACCAAATGACCGGGTTCCAAGCGGGGGAGCAGTTCACCCGGGAGGTCAGCACGGCGGGTTACGACCACGCCACTCTCGGAATGATCGCCGACCTTTACGGACGCGCCTACGATCACGGTTGGAACCTGGACAACCTCCTGACGAACTCGGAAGTCGGCACCATCCTCCCGCCGCACAACAGCGCTTCGGCGGTCCGCATGACGGTGACGGGAACTCCGGCCATCGGCGCGGTCGTGACCTGCAACGACGGGTTGTCGGGCCCGGTCACCGTTCCGGACAGCGGCTGGTTTTGGAACGGAACGGACAACCGGTTCTACAAAAACCCGGGTTTTTCCTTGCCCTCCATCGCCACGGGGACCTGGTCGGTTTATTTCAGTTCCACGACCGCTTTTGCGGACAGTTTCGTGGAAGTCTCGAGCGTCGTAATCGTGGGCGGGGCGCCGCTCGAGATCCCCCACGCCACGACGGTCCCCGCGTGGGAGGTGCCGGGTCGTTACTCCGTTTTCGTCACCAGCTCGTCCGAGGAGGGGTTCGTCCTGGGAACGTTGCGAAACGTGTTCGGCGGCGGGATTTCCCCCGCGATCACCGTCACGAACAACTTGGCGAGCGTTTTGGCGAACACCGCTTCGCCCTATCGGTTTTTCCTGCGGACGGTCCCCGGCACCTACAACGTGACGGCCAATCCCGGCAACGCCAACGCGAGTTACGTGAGCGCCGTGCAAACGGGAGTCGCCGTCAACGCGGGGCAGGTGACCAGCGGGGTGGATTTCGTCCTCTCCCAAGCGGGCTCCCTTCGGGGGTTCGTCTCGCGCGACGGCACGAACGCGCTGCCGGGCATCGCCATGACCGCGACCAACGCGGCCGGCCTCGTGGAAACGACGGTGGTCACCGGGAACGACGGCCGCTTCACCATGACCAACATTTCGACGGGCGCGTACGTGATCGAGGCGGCGTTGGGATCCGGGGAGGCGTCCGTCCCGTTGTCGGTGTCCACGACGGTGACCGTGGGCACGTCCTTGTTTGTCGGTTCCTTCACGGTGGTCGGGGCGGCGGGGTACGTGACCGGGAACGTGACGCAATCGGGAAGTCCGATCAAGACCGGGGTCATGGTCGTGGTTTCCACGGCCGTCGTCGCGGCGCCCCCGGCGCTAAGCAGCGCGAGCATGACCGGTATCCCCTACTACATTGGGGCCAGCTACGAAGACGGCTCTTATTCCCTGGAAGTCAAGGGGAGCACCTCGACCACCTTCCGCGTCTACGCATTCTATC